In the Candidatus Methylomirabilota bacterium genome, one interval contains:
- a CDS encoding branched-chain amino acid ABC transporter permease, translating into MRAALDDWTPPPMLAMFGVFLVLPAILPWIGGYTYLGTEVMIWAIFALGYNLLLGYTGLPAFGHGAFFGMAGYFFAASQKWVTGGLWLPLLIGILATAACGGVVALLVARKRGIYFSLLTIAFGVMFWFLVFVLDTWTGGEDGLTGLQRLSVGGIDLRGNLPLYYFVYAFFVASTILLWRIVHSPFGQVIGAIKQSETRARAVGYDTPRYKWAAFTLSCAFAGLAGGLYALARFGAFPEPMSLQQSGNVVLMCLIGGGFASFYGPVLGVAVFLVLRDVFSTLTDHWMLLYGGLFMAIILFMPEGILGVVKRLRQPPAFHDTDEAEAARTGEAR; encoded by the coding sequence GTGCGCGCCGCCCTCGACGACTGGACGCCGCCGCCGATGCTCGCCATGTTCGGCGTCTTCCTCGTGCTGCCGGCCATCCTGCCGTGGATCGGCGGCTACACCTACCTCGGCACCGAGGTGATGATCTGGGCGATCTTCGCCCTCGGCTACAACCTCCTGCTGGGCTACACCGGGCTGCCCGCTTTCGGCCACGGCGCTTTCTTCGGCATGGCCGGATACTTCTTCGCCGCGAGCCAGAAGTGGGTGACGGGCGGCCTCTGGCTCCCGCTCCTGATCGGCATCCTCGCCACCGCCGCCTGCGGCGGTGTGGTCGCCCTGCTGGTGGCGCGCAAGCGCGGCATCTACTTCTCGCTGCTCACGATCGCCTTCGGCGTGATGTTCTGGTTCCTCGTCTTCGTCCTCGACACCTGGACCGGAGGCGAGGACGGCCTCACCGGGCTCCAGCGGCTCTCGGTCGGCGGCATCGACCTCCGCGGCAACCTCCCCCTCTACTACTTCGTGTACGCGTTCTTCGTGGCCTCGACGATCCTCCTATGGCGCATCGTGCATTCCCCCTTCGGCCAGGTCATCGGCGCCATCAAGCAGAGCGAGACGCGCGCCCGGGCCGTCGGCTACGACACCCCGCGCTACAAGTGGGCCGCCTTCACCCTCTCGTGCGCCTTTGCGGGTCTGGCCGGCGGCCTCTACGCGCTCGCACGCTTCGGCGCCTTCCCCGAGCCCATGAGCCTGCAGCAGTCGGGCAATGTCGTGCTCATGTGTCTCATCGGCGGCGGCTTCGCAAGCTTCTACGGACCCGTCTTGGGCGTGGCCGTATTCCTCGTGCTGCGCGACGTCTTCTCAACCCTCACCGACCACTGGATGCTGCTGTACGGCGGCCTCTTCATGGCGATCATCCTGTTCATGCCTGAGGGCATCCTGGGCGTGGTCAAGCGCCTCCGCCAGCCGCCGGCGTTCCACGACACGGACGAGGCCGAGGCGGCCCGCACGGGAGAGGCGCGGTGA
- a CDS encoding branched-chain amino acid ABC transporter permease, which translates to MPDLAELVTQLLNGVVLGLLYALIALGFMLILGTMEVINFSHGVLFALGGYSALALGPYVGWWGALLLAPVIVGGVGLLLELGVRRTYGRDPLFGLLFTFGAALALEEIIRIVWGPRGYTVSAPAFVAGPFHWGFLFYSKYRVLVAVLAILLLVLVWAFLERSPYGAMIKAGAHDHEMVRALGINLTRLRSLVFALGAAMAGVAGVIAAPMWSLKPTVGAEAVMPAFIVVVIGGIGSFSGAVIAGLLLGLTSGLSNLVVPRGSILVMYLLMTTVLLWRPRGLRGQKSMLEL; encoded by the coding sequence ATGCCCGATCTGGCCGAGCTCGTCACGCAGCTCCTGAACGGCGTGGTGCTGGGCCTGCTCTACGCCCTCATCGCGCTGGGCTTCATGCTTATCCTCGGCACCATGGAAGTCATCAACTTCAGCCACGGCGTCCTCTTCGCGCTCGGCGGCTACTCGGCGCTGGCGCTGGGCCCGTACGTGGGCTGGTGGGGCGCGCTCCTGCTGGCGCCGGTCATCGTGGGCGGCGTCGGCCTCCTCCTCGAGTTGGGCGTCCGGCGCACGTACGGGCGCGACCCGCTCTTCGGCCTGCTCTTCACCTTCGGCGCCGCGCTGGCGCTCGAGGAGATCATTCGCATCGTGTGGGGCCCGCGGGGCTACACCGTGAGCGCCCCCGCGTTCGTCGCCGGCCCCTTCCACTGGGGCTTCCTCTTCTACTCGAAGTACCGGGTGCTCGTGGCGGTGCTGGCGATCTTGCTGCTGGTGCTCGTGTGGGCCTTCCTCGAGCGCTCGCCGTACGGCGCCATGATCAAGGCCGGCGCGCACGACCACGAGATGGTGCGGGCGCTCGGCATCAACCTGACGCGGCTCCGGAGCCTGGTCTTCGCGCTCGGCGCCGCCATGGCGGGCGTGGCGGGCGTGATCGCCGCGCCGATGTGGAGCCTCAAGCCGACCGTGGGCGCCGAAGCCGTCATGCCGGCCTTCATCGTGGTGGTAATCGGCGGCATCGGCTCGTTCTCGGGCGCCGTGATCGCGGGCCTCTTGCTCGGGCTCACGAGCGGGCTGAGCAACCTGGTCGTGCCGCGGGGCTCGATCCTCGTGATGTATCTCCTCATGACAACGGTTCTCCTCTGGCGCCCGAGGGGCCTCCGCGGCCAGAAGAGCATGCTCGAGCTCTGA